In the genome of Nocardia sp. NBC_00416, one region contains:
- a CDS encoding MFS transporter — protein MRTGTGNSIVKSAGLAPDHPDRLPPDFYRLWTAFTANQMGSAIGTGALPLVAILVVAASDLQISLMAALAGIAAAAIALPMGSFLEFRRKRGAMVSANLLACLALATVPIAAWLGVLTYAHLCVVAAAQTLSGLVFNAAKGAHLKTLVSETHLVRAHSRLETTFWTATTLGGPVGGVLISVLGTTTTLIIDAGGHLASALGLRRLRTPEPRSAPPSRESPRPVDIRTGWTYVFANPTLHRLFWNAMLFGGALVLTTPLIALLVLRELGFAPWQYGLALGVPGLGGLLGSMCAPKLVDRYGERAILLTFGTLRTCWLGPLVFAGPGPLGLTVILVAETLLLFCAGVFNPVFATYRMNRTDADHMVRVGTAWSISARSVQPAFIALGGVIAAATTIRTAIGVAAVTLVASSALLPWRHDTDRAARG, from the coding sequence ATGCGCACCGGGACCGGGAACTCGATCGTGAAATCCGCAGGCCTCGCACCGGACCACCCCGACCGGCTCCCACCCGACTTCTACCGGCTCTGGACCGCGTTCACCGCCAACCAGATGGGCAGCGCGATCGGTACCGGCGCGCTGCCCCTGGTCGCGATTCTGGTGGTCGCGGCCTCCGATCTGCAGATCTCGCTCATGGCCGCCCTCGCCGGCATCGCCGCGGCCGCGATCGCCCTGCCGATGGGCTCGTTCCTCGAATTCCGGCGCAAGCGCGGCGCGATGGTGTCCGCGAATCTGCTGGCGTGCCTCGCACTGGCCACTGTCCCGATCGCCGCGTGGCTCGGTGTACTCACCTACGCGCACCTGTGCGTGGTCGCCGCCGCGCAAACCCTGTCCGGCTTGGTCTTCAACGCCGCCAAGGGCGCCCACCTCAAAACGCTCGTCTCCGAAACGCACCTGGTCCGGGCCCACAGCCGCCTAGAGACCACGTTCTGGACCGCGACCACACTGGGCGGACCCGTCGGCGGCGTATTGATCTCGGTGCTCGGCACCACGACAACCCTGATCATCGATGCCGGCGGCCATCTGGCCTCGGCACTGGGCCTGCGCCGGCTCCGCACGCCCGAACCGAGATCCGCGCCCCCGTCCCGCGAAAGCCCTCGGCCAGTGGATATCCGGACCGGATGGACCTACGTCTTCGCAAACCCCACGCTGCACCGGCTGTTCTGGAACGCCATGCTCTTCGGCGGCGCGCTCGTCCTCACCACACCGCTGATCGCCTTGCTCGTACTGCGCGAACTCGGCTTCGCCCCATGGCAGTACGGGCTGGCACTGGGCGTGCCCGGTCTCGGGGGCCTGCTCGGATCGATGTGCGCCCCGAAACTGGTCGACCGGTACGGCGAGCGGGCGATCCTCCTGACATTCGGCACTCTGCGCACCTGCTGGCTGGGACCGCTGGTGTTCGCCGGACCGGGCCCGCTCGGCCTCACCGTCATCCTGGTCGCCGAAACACTGCTGCTGTTCTGCGCCGGTGTGTTCAACCCGGTGTTCGCGACCTACCGGATGAACCGCACCGACGCCGACCACATGGTCCGTGTCGGCACCGCCTGGTCGATCAGCGCCAGGAGTGTCCAGCCCGCCTTCATCGCACTGGGCGGCGTGATCGCCGCCGCGACCACTATCCGCACCGCTATCGGCGTAGCCGCGGTGACTCTGGTCGCCAGTTCCGCGTTGCTGCCGTGGAGACACGACACGGACAGGGCTGCGCGCGGGTAG
- a CDS encoding YaeQ family protein, which yields MATGATLYTFTLHLSDIDRGVYQELELRLARHPSETAEFLVTRLLAYCLEYEEGIAFSDGGVSSTDEPAVLVRDLTGRITAWIEVGAPDSDRVHRGSKLAGRVAVYTHRDPAKVSAQLTGKRIHRAETIPLVAFDRDFIDSAAAALGRRNTATLSITERQLYLEINGVSLSTSVTDHLLG from the coding sequence ATGGCTACCGGCGCGACTCTGTACACCTTCACCCTGCACCTGTCCGATATCGACCGTGGCGTCTATCAGGAGCTGGAGTTACGCCTGGCCCGGCACCCGTCGGAGACCGCGGAATTCCTCGTCACCCGGCTGCTCGCCTACTGCCTCGAGTACGAGGAGGGCATCGCGTTCAGCGACGGCGGCGTCTCCTCCACCGACGAACCCGCGGTGTTGGTCCGCGACCTCACCGGTCGGATCACCGCCTGGATCGAGGTCGGCGCCCCGGATTCCGACCGCGTGCATCGCGGCAGCAAACTCGCCGGGCGGGTCGCCGTCTACACCCATCGCGACCCCGCCAAGGTGTCGGCGCAGCTGACCGGCAAGCGGATCCACCGTGCCGAGACGATCCCGCTCGTCGCCTTCGACCGCGATTTCATCGATTCCGCGGCGGCGGCCCTCGGCCGCCGCAACACCGCCACGCTGTCGATCACCGAGCGGCAGCTCTACCTCGAGATCAACGGCGTCTCGCTCAGCACCTCGGTGACGGATCACCTGCTCGGCTGA
- a CDS encoding MspA family porin: MSVIKKSAVRIASLAGATVAAIGLFSAGAASADTFVPLPGGELTHTLPNGLSITARIANESALINPSMGSTPLHRNAWVSGSAQVEVHGAHKGTKITPGYVVGCQVDISGGGANGGAGVQGSGDKVTGNLSSGGNLTLGPGQATSFLLLDIEKPDVYGDEGHSFANKFTGPNGSVTWSDSTIGLNGCAGYAQARSFVRVEVSTEQGISEFRVWGQPFSLG; encoded by the coding sequence ATGTCTGTAATCAAGAAGAGCGCCGTGCGGATCGCGAGCCTCGCTGGCGCGACCGTCGCAGCGATCGGCCTGTTCTCGGCCGGCGCGGCGAGTGCCGATACTTTCGTCCCGCTGCCCGGCGGCGAGCTCACCCACACCCTGCCCAACGGCCTGTCGATCACCGCGCGCATCGCCAACGAGTCGGCGCTGATCAACCCGTCGATGGGGTCGACCCCGCTGCACCGCAACGCCTGGGTCTCGGGTAGCGCGCAGGTCGAGGTGCACGGTGCGCACAAGGGCACCAAGATCACCCCCGGTTACGTGGTGGGCTGCCAGGTCGATATCAGCGGCGGCGGCGCGAACGGCGGCGCCGGCGTCCAGGGCTCGGGCGACAAGGTCACCGGCAACCTCAGCTCCGGCGGCAACCTGACCCTCGGCCCGGGCCAGGCCACGTCGTTCCTGCTGCTCGATATCGAGAAGCCCGACGTCTACGGCGACGAAGGCCATTCCTTCGCCAACAAGTTCACCGGCCCGAACGGATCGGTGACCTGGTCGGATTCCACCATCGGCCTCAACGGCTGCGCGGGATACGCCCAGGCTCGCTCCTTCGTCCGGGTCGAGGTGTCCACCGAACAGGGCATCTCCGAGTTCCGCGTGTGGGGTCAGCCCTTCAGCCTCGGCTGA
- a CDS encoding MspA family porin — translation MNIKSIAAVAAMTAAALGVAGGMATADTFVPLPGGEKLGPGLKLSRVDESALISPSLSANGAGRVAWVSGRVFADVAETPEGTPGPWKGPTNAPGTNNSSTHGTSRVSAGYIIGCQVSIADDAVSAGLSASMSSSSMGVSGSIGLKLGPGDVKFVNVEGTDIPKPGVYWVDYKDVEMNIEGCAGYAQARSYAVVEIIGDHYSKTTLYGAPFSIG, via the coding sequence ATGAACATCAAGTCGATTGCTGCTGTCGCGGCGATGACGGCGGCGGCGCTGGGCGTCGCCGGAGGAATGGCGACCGCCGATACCTTTGTGCCGCTCCCCGGCGGCGAAAAGCTCGGGCCCGGTCTCAAATTGAGCCGAGTCGACGAGAGCGCGCTCATCTCGCCGTCGCTGTCGGCCAACGGCGCCGGCCGGGTCGCCTGGGTGAGCGGACGGGTCTTCGCGGACGTCGCCGAGACCCCGGAGGGCACGCCCGGCCCCTGGAAGGGCCCCACCAATGCCCCCGGCACCAACAACTCCTCCACCCACGGCACTTCCCGGGTGAGCGCCGGCTACATCATCGGATGCCAGGTCAGCATCGCCGACGACGCTGTCTCCGCCGGCCTGTCCGCCAGCATGAGCAGTTCGAGCATGGGCGTCAGCGGTTCGATCGGCCTCAAACTGGGCCCCGGCGACGTGAAGTTCGTGAACGTCGAGGGAACCGATATTCCGAAGCCCGGCGTGTACTGGGTCGACTACAAAGACGTCGAAATGAATATCGAAGGTTGCGCCGGATACGCGCAGGCCCGTTCCTACGCCGTCGTCGAGATCATCGGCGACCACTATTCGAAGACCACCCTGTACGGAGCTCCGTTCAGCATCGGCTGA